One window of the Candidatus Eisenbacteria bacterium genome contains the following:
- the rsmA gene encoding 16S rRNA (adenine(1518)-N(6)/adenine(1519)-N(6))-dimethyltransferase RsmA, with protein sequence MGVRRDARDALAASGLRPRKRWGQHFLCDPGVARRIVETAGIGPGSAVLEIGPGLGALTGALAERAARLYLVEIDPGLAVRLEERYADRPQVRVVAGDVLELPLATLVREPEVTVVANLPYNITTPILFRLLALRERFPRAVVMVQREVATRLAAKPGGRDWGVLPALVQTFAEVRVAFGVSRRSFLPPPRVESAVVDVRWSLAPRVDVGDLETYRQVVRAAFGQRRKTLRNALGALATARGLDARALTAAFATAGIDPATRAERLSTADFARLARAFEG encoded by the coding sequence ATGGGGGTGCGGCGGGACGCGCGCGACGCGCTCGCCGCCTCGGGTCTCCGACCCCGCAAGCGCTGGGGGCAGCATTTCCTGTGCGATCCCGGGGTGGCGCGCCGGATCGTCGAGACGGCCGGAATCGGGCCGGGCTCTGCGGTGCTCGAGATCGGCCCCGGTCTCGGGGCGCTCACCGGTGCGCTCGCCGAGCGAGCGGCACGCCTCTACCTCGTGGAGATCGACCCCGGGCTCGCGGTGCGCCTGGAGGAGCGCTACGCGGATCGCCCCCAGGTGCGAGTCGTCGCCGGCGACGTCCTCGAGCTTCCGCTCGCGACGCTCGTCCGCGAGCCCGAGGTCACGGTCGTTGCGAATCTGCCGTACAACATCACCACGCCGATCCTCTTTCGCCTCCTCGCTCTACGCGAGCGCTTTCCGCGCGCCGTCGTCATGGTGCAGCGCGAGGTCGCGACGCGCCTCGCCGCGAAGCCGGGCGGCCGGGACTGGGGCGTCCTCCCGGCGCTCGTCCAGACGTTTGCCGAGGTGCGCGTCGCCTTCGGCGTCTCGCGGCGAAGCTTCCTGCCCCCGCCGCGCGTCGAATCCGCGGTGGTCGACGTGCGCTGGAGTCTGGCTCCACGGGTCGACGTGGGCGACCTCGAGACCTATCGTCAGGTGGTGCGCGCCGCCTTCGGACAGCGACGCAAGACGCTGCGGAACGCGCTCGGCGCACTCGCAACCGCGCGCGGACTCGATGCGCGCGCGCTCACGGCGGCGTTCGCGACGGCGGGCATCGATCCCGCGACGCGCGCCGAGCGCCTGTCGACGGCCGACTTCGCACGGCTCGCGCGGGCCTTCGAGGGCTAG
- the mutM gene encoding bifunctional DNA-formamidopyrimidine glycosylase/DNA-(apurinic or apyrimidinic site) lyase, producing MPELPEVETIVRGLAPALDGRIVREVVVREPRLRVTLASDFATRLGGRRLGTMRRLGKYMLTPLDDGRVWLVHLGMTGRLTLAGARPLPLVHDHVVLRLDDQRTLTYNDPRRFGRLDVLEPGAVPGVVGPGVDALDDALSAAWLFARSRKRRTSVKALLMDQRQVAGLGNIYVSELLFRAGVRPRRRAALLTRDECTRIVEAMRAVLGEAIGRGGSSISDYRDGFDQAGSFQDEHLVYDRAGEPCRRCGGPIKGVVVVGRSTFYCPRCQR from the coding sequence ATGCCCGAGCTGCCCGAGGTCGAGACGATCGTACGCGGGCTCGCGCCCGCGCTCGACGGCCGCATCGTGCGCGAGGTCGTCGTGCGCGAGCCGCGTCTGCGCGTGACCCTCGCGTCCGACTTCGCGACCCGCCTCGGCGGGCGGCGGCTCGGCACCATGCGGCGCCTCGGCAAGTACATGCTGACGCCGCTCGACGACGGCCGCGTGTGGCTCGTGCATCTCGGCATGACGGGGCGCCTGACGCTGGCCGGCGCACGGCCGCTTCCGCTCGTGCACGACCACGTCGTGCTGCGCCTCGACGACCAGCGGACGCTCACGTACAACGACCCGCGCCGCTTCGGCCGCCTCGACGTGCTGGAGCCCGGCGCCGTGCCGGGCGTGGTCGGCCCGGGCGTCGACGCGCTCGACGACGCCCTCAGCGCCGCATGGCTCTTCGCCCGCTCGCGCAAGCGGCGTACCAGCGTGAAGGCGCTCCTGATGGACCAACGACAGGTCGCCGGGCTCGGCAACATCTACGTGAGCGAGCTGCTCTTCCGCGCCGGGGTACGCCCGCGGCGTCGTGCCGCGCTCCTCACGCGGGACGAGTGCACGCGGATCGTCGAGGCGATGCGCGCCGTGCTCGGCGAGGCGATCGGGCGCGGCGGCTCGTCGATCTCCGACTATCGGGACGGCTTCGACCAGGCCGGCTCCTTCCAGGACGAGCACCTCGTCTACGATCGGGCCGGCGAGCCGTGCCGCCGCTGCGGCGGTCCGATCAAAGGGGTCGTGGTGGTCGGCCGCTCGACGTTCTACTGTCCGCGCTGCCAGCGCTGA
- a CDS encoding ABC transporter permease — protein sequence MHSAPRTVQVGAAVLAVLVIVALAAPLVAPGDPYRSDLPGRLATPSAAHVFGCDGLGRDLFARIAYGARVSLGVATVVIAISLAVGVAVGAGAALAGGWVDTLLARAIDIVLAFPGLLLAIALAAVRGPGVANVVIALAALGWPGYARLARAEITGLRTREFAQAARALGARPARVLVRHLLPAALPTLLVQATFGFSGVIIAESSLSFLGLGVPPPLPSWGAMLDEGRQFLLVAPHLVIFPGAVLALTVLALQLVGDGLRDWLDVSAGSADSRTSSGRPPRPL from the coding sequence ATGCATAGCGCGCCACGCACGGTGCAGGTGGGTGCCGCGGTACTCGCCGTGCTCGTGATCGTCGCGCTGGCGGCGCCGCTCGTCGCGCCCGGCGACCCGTACCGCTCCGACCTGCCCGGACGGCTCGCGACGCCGAGCGCGGCGCACGTCTTCGGCTGCGACGGGCTCGGGCGCGATCTGTTCGCACGCATCGCGTACGGGGCCCGGGTGTCGCTCGGCGTCGCGACGGTGGTGATCGCCATCTCGCTCGCCGTCGGCGTCGCCGTCGGCGCGGGCGCGGCGCTCGCGGGTGGATGGGTCGATACGCTCCTCGCGCGCGCGATCGACATCGTGCTCGCCTTCCCGGGCCTCCTCCTCGCGATCGCCCTCGCAGCGGTGCGCGGGCCCGGGGTCGCGAATGTCGTGATCGCGCTCGCGGCCCTCGGGTGGCCGGGCTACGCGCGTCTGGCGCGGGCGGAGATCACCGGACTCCGGACCCGCGAGTTCGCGCAGGCGGCGCGTGCGCTCGGTGCGCGGCCCGCCCGCGTGCTCGTCCGCCACCTGCTCCCGGCCGCGCTGCCGACCCTGCTCGTGCAGGCGACCTTCGGCTTCTCGGGCGTCATCATCGCGGAGTCGAGCCTCTCGTTCCTCGGCCTCGGCGTCCCGCCGCCCCTGCCGTCATGGGGCGCCATGCTCGACGAGGGGCGGCAGTTCCTGCTCGTTGCACCGCACCTCGTGATCTTTCCGGGTGCCGTGCTGGCGTTGACCGTGCTCGCGCTCCAGCTCGTCGGCGACGGGCTGCGCGACTGGCTCGACGTCAGCGCTGGCAGCGCGGACAGTAGAACGTCGAGCGGCCGACCACCACGACCCCTTTGA
- a CDS encoding ABC transporter permease codes for MRRLATIVPTVLGVAVLVFAFLHAVPGDPVEIMLGESAAPADVAAMRHALGLDRPWPAELPRFVGRLARGDLGTSLAYRAPVAGLVAARFPATLELAAAALVLAVGIAIPLGTVAATRPGSLVDRVARGVSLIGVSVPSFVSGPLLVLVFSIALGWLPISGREGPATLVLPAVTLALGMLGILVRLTRTAMLEALSADHLRTARAKGASPLRTTIVHALRSALPPVVTVIGLQAGALLAGAVVTETIFAWPGVGRLLMQAIGARDYPLVQGCVLMIAMTYVVVNLATDVVHGWLDPRVRDDA; via the coding sequence ATGCGACGCCTCGCGACGATCGTGCCGACGGTGCTCGGTGTCGCCGTCCTGGTCTTCGCCTTCCTGCATGCCGTCCCGGGCGATCCGGTCGAGATCATGCTCGGCGAGTCGGCCGCGCCGGCCGACGTCGCCGCCATGCGCCACGCGCTCGGGCTCGATCGGCCCTGGCCGGCCGAGCTGCCGCGATTCGTCGGGCGGCTCGCGCGGGGCGACCTCGGCACCTCGCTGGCGTACCGGGCCCCGGTCGCCGGCCTCGTCGCGGCCCGCTTCCCCGCCACGCTCGAGCTGGCGGCTGCGGCCCTCGTGCTCGCGGTCGGGATCGCGATTCCGCTCGGCACGGTGGCCGCGACGCGACCCGGATCGCTCGTCGATCGCGTCGCGCGCGGCGTGAGCCTCATCGGCGTGTCGGTTCCGAGCTTCGTCTCCGGACCGCTGCTCGTGCTCGTCTTCTCGATCGCGCTCGGCTGGCTTCCCATCTCCGGCCGCGAGGGCCCGGCGACGCTGGTTCTGCCGGCGGTGACGCTCGCGCTCGGGATGCTGGGGATCCTCGTCCGCCTCACGCGTACGGCCATGCTCGAAGCGCTCTCGGCCGATCACCTGCGCACGGCGCGTGCGAAGGGGGCGTCACCCCTGCGCACGACGATCGTGCATGCGCTGCGCAGCGCGCTGCCGCCGGTCGTGACCGTGATCGGCCTCCAGGCGGGCGCGCTTCTCGCCGGTGCGGTCGTGACCGAGACCATCTTCGCGTGGCCGGGCGTCGGGCGACTCCTCATGCAGGCGATCGGCGCCCGCGACTACCCGCTCGTGCAGGGCTGCGTGCTGATGATCGCGATGACGTACGTCGTCGTGAATCTCGCGACCGACGTCGTCCACGGGTGGCTCGACCCCCGGGTGCGCGACGATGCATAG
- a CDS encoding ABC transporter substrate-binding protein, with protein sequence MAALCVACEVCASGCQTAPPPARGLVVALESDPQSLDPRFGVDAATSRLADLLHVALTRTDAHFQRAPELARSWTRPDDRTIVFHLRDDFRFTTGEPVRAGDVRATYEAVRDPAVASPRRATLQEVDAIETPDDLTVAVRLRTPDGAFLDATGLPILPAGHARDPTEVTVGAGPYALALARRGDRIVLAPNPHYPGGPARIDPLVLRIVPDAVVRVLELERGGVGLLQDILEPELLDRLRAQPGLAVSENPGSSFAYLALNLRDPRLRDRRVRRAIAMAIDDDALLRWLVGGAGRPATGLLVPEHWAYAAVPRIRHSPRRARRLLDRAGLVDPDGSGPQPRCRLVYKTSNQPARRRLAEAIQADLARVGIALDVRTYEWGTLFADVRRGDFEVAALTWVGVSDPDLYRLAYNSKMTPPTGFNRGWYASRVMDRLTDEGRATTDPEARRRIYARVQRWAAHDLPAIPLWWEDRVVTATTRLHDFTPEASGDLSGLARAWTD encoded by the coding sequence GTGGCAGCGCTCTGCGTAGCCTGTGAGGTGTGCGCCAGCGGGTGCCAGACGGCGCCTCCACCGGCGCGCGGCCTGGTCGTGGCGCTCGAGAGCGATCCGCAGAGCCTCGATCCCCGCTTCGGCGTCGACGCCGCGACCTCGCGCCTGGCCGATCTGCTCCACGTGGCGCTCACGCGCACCGATGCGCACTTCCAGCGGGCGCCCGAGCTCGCCCGCTCGTGGACCCGGCCCGACGACCGCACGATCGTTTTCCACTTGCGCGACGACTTCCGCTTCACGACCGGCGAGCCCGTGCGCGCGGGCGACGTGCGGGCGACATACGAGGCGGTGCGGGACCCCGCCGTGGCGTCCCCGCGCCGGGCTACCCTCCAGGAGGTCGACGCCATCGAGACGCCCGACGATCTGACGGTCGCCGTCCGCCTCCGCACCCCCGACGGGGCATTCCTGGACGCGACGGGCCTGCCGATCCTGCCGGCCGGGCACGCCCGCGACCCGACCGAGGTCACCGTCGGGGCCGGGCCCTACGCCCTCGCCCTGGCCCGACGCGGCGACCGCATCGTCCTGGCGCCGAACCCCCACTATCCCGGGGGACCCGCCCGCATCGATCCCCTCGTGCTGCGGATCGTGCCGGATGCGGTGGTCCGGGTGCTCGAGCTCGAGCGCGGCGGTGTCGGCCTGCTGCAGGACATCCTCGAACCCGAGCTGCTCGATCGACTGCGCGCCCAGCCCGGGCTGGCGGTGAGCGAAAACCCCGGGTCGAGCTTCGCGTACCTGGCGCTCAACCTGCGCGATCCCCGGCTCCGCGACCGCCGGGTGCGGCGGGCGATCGCCATGGCGATCGACGACGACGCGCTCTTGCGTTGGCTGGTCGGGGGCGCGGGTCGTCCGGCGACCGGTCTGCTCGTTCCCGAGCACTGGGCCTATGCCGCGGTGCCTCGCATCCGCCACTCGCCCCGGCGTGCGCGCCGCCTCCTCGATCGCGCGGGCCTCGTCGATCCGGATGGGTCGGGTCCGCAGCCGCGCTGCCGCCTCGTCTACAAGACGTCGAACCAGCCCGCGCGGCGGCGTCTCGCCGAGGCCATCCAGGCCGACCTCGCGCGCGTCGGCATCGCGCTCGACGTCCGTACCTATGAGTGGGGCACGCTCTTCGCGGACGTGCGGCGGGGCGATTTCGAGGTCGCGGCGCTCACCTGGGTCGGCGTCAGCGACCCCGATCTGTATCGCCTCGCCTACAACTCGAAGATGACGCCGCCTACCGGCTTCAATCGCGGCTGGTACGCGAGCCGCGTGATGGATCGCTTGACCGACGAGGGACGCGCCACGACCGACCCCGAGGCGCGCCGCCGGATCTACGCGCGCGTCCAGCGTTGGGCCGCGCACGACCTTCCGGCCATCCCGCTGTGGTGGGAGGATCGCGTCGTGACTGCGACCACCCGGCTCCACGACTTCACGCCCGAGGCGAGCGGCGATCTCTCCGGCCTCGCGCGCGCCTGGACGGACTGA
- a CDS encoding transglycosylase SLT domain-containing protein, translating into MRVVSSAILAAIIFHLAPAAGAEPFPRPASLESQVRFWRNTFGVYSRSQAVVHDTADLDKIYSVVDVSANAEGMSPGELDDYMRYASEVEVTRVRGILRRLHQAGSNPKDLSAEEQGIFDLFKGDRNPDKFLDAVERVRSQRGLREKFAYGIQVAHGYFPEMERIFREEGLPTELTRLPLVESCFNVEAYSKVGAAGIWQFMPATGRIYSMNVGALVDERRDPIASTRAAARFLRHNYEQLDEAWPLAITAYNHGPGGIRRAIEETGTTDIGVIVERYHGPAFGFASRNFYAEFVAALDVEKHHEAYFGKLEPERREPSRVVSLDRPVGIEVAARLAHTERETLVALNPALMDPVIDGRRNIPGGYDLRVPVSGASGFEERVAEFGAEQRVVRVSAPAPPSRRSSSSKSGMATAHRVGKGDTLSEIAARYKVSVASLKTANGLKGSQSIRRGQVLKIPGRT; encoded by the coding sequence ATGCGTGTCGTATCTTCTGCGATTCTAGCAGCCATCATATTCCACCTGGCGCCCGCCGCCGGCGCCGAACCCTTCCCTCGTCCGGCTTCGCTGGAGTCGCAGGTCCGCTTCTGGCGCAACACCTTCGGCGTGTACTCGCGCTCGCAGGCCGTTGTGCACGACACCGCCGACCTCGACAAGATCTACTCGGTCGTCGACGTGAGCGCGAACGCCGAGGGCATGAGCCCGGGCGAGCTCGACGACTACATGCGGTACGCCTCCGAGGTCGAGGTCACCCGCGTGCGCGGCATCCTGCGGCGCCTGCACCAGGCCGGCTCCAACCCGAAGGACCTCTCGGCCGAGGAGCAGGGGATCTTCGACCTCTTCAAGGGCGATCGGAACCCCGACAAGTTCCTCGACGCGGTCGAGCGCGTGCGCAGCCAGCGGGGCCTGCGGGAGAAGTTCGCCTACGGCATCCAGGTGGCGCACGGCTACTTTCCGGAGATGGAGCGTATCTTCCGGGAGGAGGGCCTGCCGACCGAGCTCACCCGGCTGCCCCTGGTCGAGTCGTGCTTCAACGTCGAGGCCTACTCCAAGGTGGGCGCGGCGGGGATCTGGCAGTTCATGCCCGCCACGGGGCGGATCTACTCGATGAACGTCGGCGCCCTCGTCGACGAGCGCCGCGATCCCATCGCCTCGACGCGCGCGGCGGCCCGCTTCCTGCGGCACAACTACGAGCAGCTCGACGAGGCCTGGCCGCTCGCCATCACCGCCTACAACCACGGCCCCGGTGGCATCCGGCGCGCGATCGAGGAGACGGGCACCACCGACATCGGCGTGATCGTCGAGCGCTATCACGGCCCGGCCTTCGGCTTCGCGTCGCGCAACTTCTACGCCGAGTTCGTGGCCGCGCTCGACGTCGAGAAGCATCATGAGGCTTATTTCGGAAAGCTCGAGCCCGAGCGCCGGGAGCCCTCGCGCGTCGTCTCGCTCGACCGCCCGGTCGGCATCGAGGTCGCGGCGCGGCTCGCCCACACCGAGCGCGAGACGCTCGTCGCGCTGAACCCCGCCCTCATGGACCCGGTCATCGACGGACGCCGGAACATCCCGGGCGGCTACGACCTACGCGTTCCGGTGAGCGGCGCATCGGGCTTCGAGGAGCGCGTGGCCGAGTTCGGGGCCGAGCAACGCGTGGTCCGGGTGTCGGCACCCGCCCCACCGTCGCGCCGCAGCAGCAGCAGCAAGAGCGGTATGGCCACCGCCCACCGGGTGGGCAAGGGTGACACGCTCTCCGAGATCGCGGCGCGCTACAAGGTCAGCGTCGCGAGCCTCAAGACCGCGAACGGCCTCAAGGGCTCCCAGAGCATACGCCGCGGGCAGGTCCTCAAGATCCCCGGCCGGACCTGA
- a CDS encoding bifunctional precorrin-2 dehydrogenase/sirohydrochlorin ferrochelatase produces MRTHPVFLRLEGRKCVVIGGDVVVEAKVDACRAAGAEVVVIAESVTPGLAELARTGAVTLERRSYREGDLAGAFVVYASLRDPGTIARLRAEADRERVLLNVVDAPEACTFISPAVVTRGELQVAVGTGGASPGLSARVRRDLERMFGPEYAPYVAILGAVRRTLHGAPDRADVIVRLIDSDLLDLVRAREREAVDRLLARVAGESCTLEHLGVALGEG; encoded by the coding sequence ATGCGCACCCACCCGGTCTTCCTGCGTCTCGAGGGGAGGAAGTGCGTAGTGATCGGCGGTGACGTGGTCGTGGAAGCCAAGGTCGACGCTTGCCGCGCGGCCGGGGCGGAGGTGGTCGTGATCGCCGAGTCGGTGACCCCCGGGCTCGCCGAGCTCGCCCGCACCGGGGCCGTGACCCTCGAGCGGCGATCCTACCGGGAAGGCGACCTCGCCGGGGCGTTCGTGGTCTACGCCTCGCTGCGCGACCCGGGGACGATCGCACGCCTGCGGGCCGAGGCCGATCGCGAGCGGGTGCTCCTGAACGTCGTCGACGCGCCCGAGGCGTGCACGTTCATCTCGCCGGCGGTCGTGACGCGGGGCGAGCTGCAGGTCGCCGTCGGCACCGGCGGAGCGAGCCCCGGTCTCTCGGCCCGCGTCCGGCGGGATCTGGAGCGCATGTTCGGACCCGAGTACGCCCCCTACGTGGCGATCCTCGGTGCGGTCCGTCGCACCCTGCACGGGGCTCCGGATCGAGCCGACGTGATCGTGCGGCTCATCGACTCGGATCTCCTGGACCTCGTCCGCGCCCGCGAGCGTGAGGCGGTCGACCGGCTCCTCGCCCGCGTCGCAGGCGAGTCGTGCACGCTCGAGCACCTCGGCGTCGCGCTCGGGGAGGGGTGA
- the ccsA gene encoding cytochrome c biogenesis protein CcsA has product MELLLLRGAAFFYLMATVAALVGISVRHDLPGRALRWLLSAGFVAHAAGLALRSQTVGNVPVTNFGEALSFLALLLVGVFLLVQLRAPLVALGAVVSPLAFGLTFSAVALKGGAQPLPPELRSVWLPVHVGLSFLGDAVFALAFSASLLYLVQERRLKVHRGRRALRHLPSLETLDRVSHTCLKWGLVLLTLGITSGIVWAHEVWAGVWARDPKLLFTLFVWVLYVVLLQGRMTAGWRGRWAAQLTIAGFAVLVMSLVGVNVLGLGIHGKAF; this is encoded by the coding sequence GTGGAGCTGCTCCTGCTGCGCGGTGCCGCGTTCTTCTACCTCATGGCCACGGTCGCGGCCCTGGTCGGCATCTCGGTGCGCCACGATCTCCCGGGACGGGCGCTGCGGTGGCTCCTGTCGGCGGGCTTCGTCGCGCACGCCGCCGGCCTCGCGCTGCGCAGTCAGACGGTCGGCAACGTCCCGGTCACGAACTTCGGCGAGGCCCTGTCGTTCCTGGCGCTCCTGCTGGTCGGTGTCTTCCTCTTGGTCCAGCTCCGGGCCCCGCTCGTCGCCCTCGGCGCCGTCGTGTCGCCCCTGGCGTTCGGTCTCACGTTCAGCGCCGTCGCGTTGAAGGGCGGAGCGCAGCCGCTGCCGCCCGAGCTGCGCAGCGTCTGGCTGCCGGTGCACGTCGGTCTCTCCTTCCTCGGCGACGCGGTGTTCGCTCTCGCCTTCAGCGCGAGCCTGCTCTATCTCGTCCAGGAGCGGCGGCTGAAGGTTCATCGCGGGCGGCGCGCCCTGCGGCATCTGCCGTCGCTCGAGACGCTCGATCGCGTGAGCCACACGTGCCTCAAGTGGGGCCTCGTGCTGCTCACGCTCGGCATCACCAGCGGCATCGTGTGGGCCCACGAGGTCTGGGCCGGTGTGTGGGCGCGCGATCCGAAGCTGCTCTTCACGCTGTTCGTGTGGGTGCTCTACGTCGTGCTGCTGCAGGGCCGGATGACCGCCGGCTGGCGCGGCCGCTGGGCGGCCCAGCTCACCATCGCGGGCTTCGCGGTGCTCGTCATGTCGCTCGTCGGCGTCAACGTCCTCGGGCTCGGTATCCACGGCAAGGCGTTCTAG
- the hemA gene encoding glutamyl-tRNA reductase: protein MSQEIVLVGLSHHTAPVEVREQVAFANGRLEPALRGLVAHPAIQESVIVSTCNRVEVVACGPAGDEVAAAIPGFLAAEHGVAPDTLAGRLYTYRGREAVRHLFRVAASLDSMVVGEPQILGQLKDQYALAASVGASGRVLHRCFHRSFSVAKRVRSETGIAARAVSVGSAAVQLAKEIFDRFQDKTALLVGAGAMGELTARQLLHHGTGTLMVANRTFERASEIAGELGGIAVPFEKLGRTLPMADLVIGAAGGDSYLLGSRDVEGAMRERRRRSMLLIDLAVPRSFDPAINQIDGVYLYDIDDLEGVIADNKGARAQEATAAEQIVESEVDSFCRWLEGLDVVPTVVALREKIEDIRQGELERYLASLGASLDPRQREAVERLTRAIVNKILHAPLSELRRRGSDRDEALYVEVARMLFRLGGDRDPDEDA, encoded by the coding sequence GTGTCGCAAGAGATCGTCCTGGTCGGCCTCTCCCATCACACCGCGCCGGTCGAGGTGCGGGAGCAGGTCGCGTTCGCGAACGGACGACTCGAGCCGGCCCTGCGCGGGCTCGTCGCCCATCCCGCGATCCAGGAGAGCGTCATCGTCTCGACCTGCAACCGCGTCGAGGTCGTCGCGTGCGGGCCCGCCGGCGACGAGGTGGCGGCGGCGATCCCCGGCTTCCTCGCGGCGGAGCACGGCGTCGCGCCCGATACGCTCGCCGGACGGCTCTATACGTACCGTGGCCGCGAGGCGGTCCGGCACCTCTTCCGCGTCGCGGCGAGCCTCGACTCGATGGTCGTGGGGGAGCCGCAGATCCTGGGGCAGCTGAAGGACCAGTACGCCCTCGCGGCATCGGTCGGCGCGTCGGGACGCGTCCTGCACCGGTGCTTCCATCGCTCGTTCTCGGTGGCCAAACGCGTCCGGAGCGAGACCGGCATCGCGGCGCGCGCGGTCTCGGTCGGATCGGCCGCCGTCCAGCTCGCCAAGGAGATCTTCGATCGTTTCCAGGACAAGACGGCCCTGCTCGTCGGCGCCGGCGCCATGGGCGAGCTCACGGCCCGGCAGCTGCTGCACCACGGAACGGGCACGCTCATGGTCGCGAACCGCACGTTCGAGCGCGCGAGCGAGATCGCCGGGGAGCTCGGCGGTATCGCCGTGCCGTTCGAGAAGCTCGGGCGGACGCTGCCGATGGCCGACCTCGTGATCGGCGCCGCCGGCGGCGACAGCTACCTGCTGGGCTCCCGTGACGTCGAGGGCGCGATGCGCGAGCGCCGGCGCCGATCCATGCTCCTCATCGACCTCGCGGTGCCGCGCAGCTTCGACCCGGCCATCAACCAGATCGACGGCGTGTACCTCTACGACATCGACGATCTCGAGGGCGTCATCGCCGACAACAAGGGCGCGCGTGCCCAGGAGGCGACGGCGGCCGAGCAGATCGTCGAGTCCGAGGTCGACAGCTTCTGTCGCTGGCTGGAAGGGCTCGACGTCGTGCCGACGGTGGTCGCGCTGCGCGAGAAGATCGAGGATATCCGTCAGGGCGAGCTCGAGCGTTACCTCGCCTCGCTTGGCGCGTCGCTCGATCCGCGCCAGCGCGAAGCGGTCGAGCGTCTGACCCGGGCGATCGTCAACAAGATCCTGCACGCGCCGCTCTCCGAGCTACGCCGCCGCGGCTCGGATCGGGACGAGGCACTCTACGTCGAGGTGGCGCGGATGCTCTTCCGTCTCGGGGGGGATCGCGATCCGGACGAGGACGCCTGA